Proteins from a single region of Campylobacter sp. RM16704:
- a CDS encoding response regulator transcription factor, whose translation MSAKILLLEDDLSLNEIISDTLKDEGFKVSCVYDAQEALEKAYEENFDLWIFDVKVPKGNGFEVLKELRESSKNTPAIFLTSLSMLDNVKEGFLVGCDDYIKKPFDIDELIIRIKNIIKRNFNHQKEDLILLNASKNISFDLINKTLYQKKEIIDLTNKEKELLSLLLKKRPHFVSLEKIFDEIWTFDEEPTIMSLRVYVKNLRKILGKNIIVNQRNIGYAIRLENEECKF comes from the coding sequence ATGTCTGCTAAAATTTTACTTTTAGAAGATGATTTAAGTTTAAATGAAATTATCAGCGACACCTTAAAAGATGAGGGTTTTAAAGTTTCTTGTGTATATGATGCACAAGAAGCTTTAGAAAAAGCATATGAAGAAAATTTTGATCTATGGATTTTTGATGTAAAAGTTCCAAAAGGAAATGGATTTGAAGTTTTAAAAGAACTTAGAGAAAGCTCCAAAAATACTCCAGCTATTTTTTTAACCTCTCTTTCTATGCTCGATAATGTAAAAGAAGGATTTTTGGTAGGCTGTGATGATTATATTAAAAAACCATTTGATATAGATGAATTAATCATTCGTATTAAAAATATCATCAAAAGAAATTTTAATCATCAAAAAGAAGATTTAATTTTGCTCAATGCCTCAAAAAATATTTCTTTTGATCTCATTAACAAAACTCTTTATCAAAAAAAAGAAATTATTGACTTAACAAATAAAGAAAAAGAGCTTTTGTCCCTACTTTTAAAAAAGCGCCCACACTTTGTAAGTCTTGAAAAAATTTTTGATGAAATTTGGACTTTTGATGAAGAACCAACTATAATGAGTCTTAGGGTTTATGTAAAAAATTTAAGAAAAATTTTAGGAAAAAATATCATTGTAAATCAAAGAAATATAGGTTATGCTATTAGGCTAGAAAATGAAGAATGTAAATTTTAA
- a CDS encoding DUF1104 domain-containing protein — protein sequence MKKTISLLIVSSLTATLALSADFSKKSNNEILNLAKTVTAQDQADLVVEMRKRMNEMKYSDAQEYHYQFRNNLRENISKLNPEDRRQRRIIVQQNMQNITDKMSGKEIRELNLHHNGYSKGMHHKGYHFQSQPYNCPMR from the coding sequence ATGAAAAAAACTATAAGTTTACTTATTGTAAGTTCTTTGACTGCTACTCTAGCTTTAAGTGCTGATTTTTCAAAAAAAAGCAATAATGAAATCTTAAATCTTGCAAAAACTGTTACAGCACAAGATCAAGCTGATTTAGTAGTAGAAATGCGAAAGAGAATGAATGAAATGAAATACAGTGATGCACAAGAATATCACTATCAATTTAGAAATAATTTAAGAGAAAACATTTCTAAATTAAATCCAGAAGATAGAAGACAAAGAAGAATTATCGTGCAACAAAATATGCAAAATATTACTGATAAAATGAGTGGGAAAGAAATAAGAGAACTTAATCTACACCATAACGGATACTCTAAAGGTATGCATCATAAAGGCTACCATTTCCAATCACAGCCATATAATTGTCCGATGAGATAA
- a CDS encoding SIMPL domain-containing protein (The SIMPL domain is named for its presence in mouse protein SIMPL (signalling molecule that associates with mouse pelle-like kinase). Bacterial member BP26, from Brucella, was shown to assemble into a channel-like structure, while YggE from E. coli has been associated with resistance to oxidative stress.), whose amino-acid sequence MKSFLKGLGLGLLCLFLFILGVVFNTEFLGLKNQKQGLEFSRNIEVFNEITPNVFNATLNFSASEELNKKTTISQEEKSNIAKTFKELSERIAKENFCKGGSYALEPNYSYYQGQKVFSGYKLYSDFICQIPHDKNKEYEQLIKDIENISSTNTLISFNTKALQAGFDEATLEKNKEILYDLALNKAFEKEQHYSKTLSKTCKIKNIYFDGNNARYFSSNLTAAADSVVLPIIKHEKQTLIASVIFECQ is encoded by the coding sequence ATGAAAAGTTTTTTGAAGGGTTTAGGATTAGGACTGCTCTGTTTATTTTTATTTATCTTAGGTGTAGTTTTTAACACTGAATTTTTGGGTTTAAAAAATCAAAAACAGGGGTTGGAATTCTCAAGAAATATAGAAGTATTTAATGAAATTACACCAAATGTTTTTAATGCTACACTAAATTTTAGTGCTAGCGAAGAACTCAACAAAAAAACTACAATTTCACAAGAAGAAAAAAGTAATATAGCTAAAACTTTTAAAGAGCTTTCAGAGCGTATAGCAAAAGAAAATTTCTGTAAAGGCGGAAGTTATGCATTGGAACCAAATTATAGCTACTATCAAGGACAAAAAGTATTTAGTGGATATAAATTATACTCTGATTTTATTTGTCAAATTCCACATGATAAAAATAAAGAATATGAACAACTTATCAAGGATATAGAAAATATTAGCTCAACTAATACTTTAATTTCTTTTAACACAAAAGCATTGCAAGCTGGTTTTGATGAAGCTACTTTAGAAAAAAACAAAGAAATTCTTTATGATCTAGCATTAAATAAAGCTTTTGAAAAAGAACAGCATTATTCTAAAACATTATCAAAAACTTGTAAAATAAAAAATATTTACTTTGATGGAAATAATGCAAGATATTTTAGTTCAAATTTAACTGCGGCTGCTGATAGTGTAGTTTTGCCGATTATAAAACATGAAAAACAAACTTTAATAGCTAGTGTAATTTTTGAATGTCAATAA
- the mutY gene encoding A/G-specific adenine glycosylase → MHKIHQNILDWYNQNGRKNLPWRVLHEEYKKYAKKDDLEKLKNINIAYAVYISEVMLQQTQVKSVLQNYYFQFLGKFPSLKILAKASEDEVLKAWQGLGYYTRARNLHKCSKICVQKFDAKLPCDVKELQKLPGIGEYTAKAIACFGFLQANAFVDANIKRVLSRFYSLQNPNYKLLMQKAKEFLNYNNAFDHNQALLDIGALICLPKNAKCNLCPLVRYCSGKNEYEKFNIRKKIQYENIVLKILIVQKNNKLLFVKSKEKLYFNLYNFLEYKNEENAKYLGEFKHSYTKYKITAKVYFLKNDHFKDDKYKALSYEQLEHNALSKLTLKALELLKKSIYAI, encoded by the coding sequence ATGCATAAAATTCATCAAAATATTTTAGATTGGTATAATCAAAATGGCAGGAAAAATTTACCTTGGCGTGTTTTACATGAAGAGTATAAAAAATATGCCAAAAAAGATGATTTAGAAAAGTTAAAAAATATCAATATTGCTTATGCGGTTTATATTAGCGAGGTTATGTTGCAACAAACCCAAGTAAAAAGTGTTTTGCAAAATTATTATTTTCAATTTCTAGGTAAATTTCCTTCTTTAAAAATTCTTGCAAAAGCAAGTGAAGATGAGGTCTTGAAAGCTTGGCAGGGACTTGGATATTATACTAGGGCTAGAAATTTACATAAATGTTCAAAAATTTGTGTTCAAAAATTTGATGCAAAATTACCTTGTGATGTAAAAGAACTTCAAAAGCTTCCTGGCATTGGAGAATATACAGCCAAAGCTATAGCCTGCTTTGGTTTTTTACAGGCTAATGCCTTTGTGGATGCAAATATCAAAAGAGTTTTGAGTAGATTTTATAGTTTGCAAAATCCAAATTATAAACTTTTAATGCAAAAAGCAAAAGAATTTTTAAATTACAATAACGCATTTGATCACAATCAAGCATTATTAGATATAGGAGCTTTGATATGTTTGCCTAAAAATGCAAAGTGTAATCTTTGTCCTTTGGTAAGATATTGTAGCGGTAAAAATGAATATGAAAAATTTAATATTCGAAAAAAAATTCAGTATGAAAATATCGTTTTAAAAATACTTATAGTGCAAAAAAATAACAAATTATTGTTTGTAAAAAGCAAAGAAAAGCTATATTTTAATTTATATAATTTTTTAGAATATAAAAATGAAGAAAACGCGAAATATTTGGGAGAATTTAAACATTCTTATACTAAATATAAAATTACTGCTAAGGTGTATTTTTTAAAAAATGATCATTTTAAAGATGATAAATATAAAGCTTTATCTTATGAACAATTAGAGCATAATGCTTTGTCTAAATTAACACTAAAGGCTTTGGAACTTTTAAAAAAGAGTATTTATGCAATTTGA
- a CDS encoding radical SAM/SPASM domain-containing protein, whose amino-acid sequence MQFEKIYIELSDICGLKCDFCPSQKAQRKIMTLANFERICKGVHNYAKLFTFHVLGDPLKISNLKEYLEISLKYNMQIELTTSGFYFDDEKMNLVLNFKNIRQINISLSAFLAQSRMSLNEYFKPILKFIFLHLQKENNSFVNFRLWNLDKNFNSPLENKIIYEFLEQIFKVKIQKQKAKNRLARHIILHQAKFFKWPSLQDEIIREMGYCHALNGQIAILSDGSLVPCCLDVKADIKLGNCFEKDFNELLNSSLYVELKEGFKQGILKAELCKRCEFLASKC is encoded by the coding sequence ATGCAATTTGAAAAAATTTATATAGAATTAAGTGATATTTGTGGGTTAAAATGTGATTTTTGTCCTAGCCAAAAAGCTCAACGAAAAATCATGACTCTTGCAAATTTTGAAAGAATTTGTAAAGGCGTACATAATTATGCTAAGCTTTTTACTTTTCATGTATTGGGAGATCCTTTAAAAATTTCAAATTTAAAAGAATATTTAGAAATATCTTTAAAATATAATATGCAAATTGAGCTTACTACAAGTGGATTTTATTTTGATGATGAAAAAATGAATTTAGTTTTAAATTTTAAAAATATACGACAAATAAATATTTCTTTGAGTGCTTTTTTAGCACAAAGTAGAATGAGTTTGAATGAATATTTCAAGCCTATCTTAAAGTTTATTTTTTTACATTTGCAAAAAGAAAATAATTCTTTTGTTAATTTTAGACTTTGGAATTTAGATAAAAATTTCAATTCACCTTTGGAAAATAAAATAATTTATGAATTTTTAGAGCAAATTTTTAAAGTAAAAATTCAAAAACAAAAAGCCAAAAATCGCCTAGCAAGACATATAATTTTACATCAGGCTAAGTTTTTTAAATGGCCATCTTTACAAGATGAAATTATTAGAGAAATGGGGTATTGTCATGCTTTAAATGGACAAATTGCTATTTTAAGTGATGGTAGTTTAGTTCCATGTTGTTTAGATGTTAAAGCAGATATAAAACTTGGAAATTGTTTTGAAAAAGATTTTAATGAGCTTTTAAACTCCTCTTTATATGTAGAATTAAAAGAAGGCTTTAAGCAAGGAATTTTAAAGGCTGAGCTTTGTAAAAGGTGTGAATTTTTAGCTTCAAAATGTTAA
- a CDS encoding putative metalloprotease CJM1_0395 family protein, with product MQVGLNYNALYIKNPYQNKEKEIDQENTNSKAQNSTENKKDNNEEKTQKVNGKELSEEEIRQVRELERIDREVKAHEAAHMAAGGGLAGGASYGYTRGPDNKMYAIEGEVPIRMQKGNTPEETIANAMQIIAAAMAPADPSPQDYKVAANAMQMQNDARMEQAKIKAEELKEQNEKSKNENNQEKNTNSQVIKSYMQNSSQNYIGSQYNISA from the coding sequence ATGCAAGTTGGTTTGAATTATAATGCTTTATATATAAAAAATCCTTATCAAAATAAAGAAAAAGAAATTGATCAAGAAAATACAAATTCTAAAGCTCAAAATTCTACAGAAAATAAAAAAGATAATAATGAAGAAAAAACTCAAAAAGTCAATGGTAAAGAGTTAAGTGAAGAAGAAATAAGACAAGTTAGAGAACTTGAAAGAATAGACAGAGAAGTAAAAGCCCATGAAGCAGCTCACATGGCAGCAGGTGGTGGCTTAGCAGGTGGTGCTAGTTATGGTTACACAAGAGGGCCCGATAATAAAATGTATGCAATTGAAGGAGAAGTGCCTATAAGAATGCAAAAGGGTAATACTCCTGAAGAAACCATAGCCAATGCAATGCAAATAATTGCTGCGGCTATGGCACCAGCCGATCCTAGCCCACAAGATTACAAAGTAGCGGCCAATGCAATGCAAATGCAAAATGATGCACGTATGGAACAAGCTAAAATTAAAGCAGAAGAACTAAAAGAGCAAAATGAAAAAAGTAAAAATGAAAACAATCAAGAAAAAAATACAAATTCACAAGTCATAAAATCATACATGCAAAATTCTTCACAAAATTATATAGGAAGTCAGTATAATATAAGTGCATAA
- a CDS encoding potassium channel family protein gives MKKETYGIIGLGRFGSVLAKELIDQGKRVIVSDIDEEAVKELQEHADFAYILDSTHTIALKEAGYANADVVILSIGENLESSILTFMALKEIGVKNIIAKANSSTHGQILSKLGVSKVIYPEKESAKRLAKILITNPNFEIIDLSANTIKVVKLLVDENLSGKNLYTIAQNLKVIAHKQHDAWTIMPNLEAIAYLNDILMLLGAQEEINKYKY, from the coding sequence ATGAAAAAAGAAACTTATGGCATTATAGGACTTGGAAGATTTGGTTCTGTTTTAGCAAAAGAACTTATTGATCAAGGTAAAAGAGTTATTGTTTCAGATATTGATGAAGAAGCGGTAAAAGAACTGCAAGAACACGCTGACTTTGCATATATTTTAGATTCTACTCATACCATAGCCTTAAAAGAAGCAGGTTATGCAAATGCTGATGTAGTGATACTTAGCATAGGTGAAAATTTAGAATCAAGCATACTTACTTTTATGGCTTTAAAAGAAATAGGAGTAAAAAATATCATCGCAAAAGCAAATTCTTCTACGCACGGACAAATTCTTTCTAAACTCGGAGTAAGTAAAGTAATTTATCCCGAAAAAGAATCTGCTAAGCGTTTAGCTAAAATTCTTATCACTAATCCAAATTTTGAAATCATAGATCTTTCAGCAAATACCATTAAAGTAGTAAAATTATTAGTAGATGAAAATCTTTCGGGGAAAAATTTATACACCATTGCGCAAAATCTTAAAGTCATAGCACATAAACAACACGATGCTTGGACTATTATGCCAAATTTGGAAGCAATAGCTTATTTAAACGATATACTTATGTTACTTGGAGCCCAAGAAGAAATCAATAAATACAAATACTAG
- a CDS encoding anaerobic C4-dicarboxylate transporter, whose protein sequence is MDIMIILQLVVFLGAIFIGIRLGGIAIGYAGGLGVVILGLVLGMKPGNIPWDVILIIAAAIAAISAMQQAGGLDYMVKVTEKILRSHPKFINYLAPACGWFLTILAGTGNAVFSLMPVVIDVAKSQNIKPSVPLSLMVVASQIGITASPVSAAVVYMTGVLEPLGWNYPALIGIWIVTTFAACMITAFIVSLITPMDLSKDPVYQERLKAGLVKSASDVLQSEDKPGAKLSVAIFLITVLAVVLYATAISNNIKWIDPVIIPRDAAIMSFLLTAATLITFLCKVEPAKILDTSVFKSGMTACVCVFGVAWLGNTFVSGHEAGIKEVAGEWVKQTPAMLAVAFFFASMLLYSQAATAKAIVPVIIAALGISATNPGDSYMLVACFAAVSALFVLPTYPTLLGAVQMDDTGTTRIGKFIFNHAFFIPGVLAIVIAVALGFLAVGML, encoded by the coding sequence ATGGATATTATGATTATCTTACAACTTGTTGTCTTTCTTGGGGCAATTTTTATAGGTATCCGCCTTGGCGGCATAGCAATAGGCTATGCCGGAGGTTTGGGTGTGGTTATTTTAGGTCTTGTTTTAGGTATGAAACCAGGTAATATTCCTTGGGATGTTATCTTAATCATCGCTGCAGCTATTGCTGCAATTTCAGCAATGCAACAAGCAGGTGGTTTGGATTACATGGTAAAAGTTACTGAAAAAATTTTACGTAGTCATCCAAAATTTATCAACTATCTTGCACCAGCTTGCGGTTGGTTTCTTACTATTTTAGCAGGTACTGGTAATGCTGTATTTTCATTAATGCCAGTTGTAATTGATGTTGCAAAATCACAAAATATCAAACCATCTGTACCACTTTCATTAATGGTTGTTGCTTCACAAATTGGTATTACAGCTTCTCCTGTTAGTGCTGCAGTTGTTTATATGACAGGTGTTTTAGAGCCACTTGGTTGGAACTATCCTGCATTGATTGGTATATGGATTGTAACTACTTTTGCTGCTTGTATGATTACAGCTTTCATTGTAAGTTTAATTACCCCTATGGATCTTAGTAAAGACCCTGTATATCAAGAGCGTTTAAAAGCTGGTCTTGTAAAAAGTGCTTCTGATGTTTTACAAAGTGAAGACAAACCAGGTGCTAAACTTTCAGTTGCAATTTTCTTGATCACTGTTTTAGCGGTTGTTCTTTATGCTACAGCAATTTCAAATAATATTAAATGGATCGATCCAGTTATTATTCCAAGAGATGCTGCTATTATGAGTTTCTTATTAACTGCTGCAACATTAATCACATTCTTATGTAAAGTTGAGCCTGCTAAAATTTTAGATACAAGTGTATTTAAATCAGGTATGACAGCTTGTGTGTGTGTATTTGGTGTTGCTTGGCTTGGAAATACCTTTGTTTCAGGACATGAAGCAGGTATTAAAGAAGTAGCAGGTGAGTGGGTTAAACAAACTCCAGCTATGCTTGCGGTTGCTTTCTTCTTTGCTAGTATGCTTTTATATTCTCAAGCAGCTACTGCAAAAGCTATTGTTCCAGTTATTATTGCGGCATTAGGAATTTCAGCTACAAATCCTGGGGATTCTTATATGTTAGTTGCATGCTTTGCTGCTGTTTCAGCACTTTTCGTTCTTCCAACTTATCCTACTTTATTAGGTGCAGTTCAAATGGATGATACTGGTACAACAAGAATTGGAAAATTCATTTTCAATCACGCATTCTTTATACCGGGTGTATTGGCTATAGTTATAGCTGTTGCTCTAGGTTTCTTAGCAGTAGGAATGCTCTAA
- a CDS encoding aspartate ammonia-lyase yields the protein MGTRKEHDFIGELEISDEVYYGVQTFRALENFHMSGRRLQDYPYFVKAFAQVKKAAALANKEVGVLDADKADAIAKACDRLIAGEFLDQFVVDMIQGGAGTSTNMNTNEVITNIALESMGHKKGEYQYLHPNDHTNLGQSTNDTYPSSIKVATYAKLSDLLKAMELLKAELEVKAKEYKDIIKMGRTELEDAVPTTLGNTFNAFASYIKSDIEKIKAARDSMTYLNLGATAIGTGINCHPDYKFVVEKKLKEITGVDYKPAEDFIAATQDTADFVHVSGALKTAAVRLSKIANDLRLMNSGPRCGLAEISLPAMQPGSSIMPGKVNPVICEAVGEACYEVIGNDVTIMLCSERGEFELNAFEPGIAYGLFNSIVLLENAMKTLAEKAVKGLKANPENCKKLVLNSIGIVTAFNPVLGYEKSASIAKEALETGKAVGDICLERGYLPKEKIDEILTPENMLNPHMTEKRKA from the coding sequence ATGGGAACAAGAAAAGAACACGACTTTATTGGTGAGTTAGAAATTTCTGATGAAGTTTATTATGGAGTGCAAACTTTTAGGGCACTAGAAAACTTCCATATGAGTGGTAGAAGATTACAAGATTATCCCTATTTTGTAAAAGCTTTTGCTCAAGTAAAAAAAGCAGCCGCTCTTGCCAATAAAGAAGTTGGGGTTCTTGATGCAGACAAAGCTGATGCTATTGCTAAAGCTTGCGATAGATTAATTGCTGGTGAATTTTTAGATCAATTTGTAGTAGATATGATCCAAGGTGGTGCTGGAACTAGTACAAACATGAATACTAACGAAGTTATTACCAACATCGCTCTTGAAAGCATGGGACATAAAAAAGGTGAATACCAATACCTTCATCCAAACGATCATACAAACCTAGGTCAATCTACAAATGATACTTATCCAAGTTCGATCAAAGTAGCAACCTATGCAAAACTTAGCGATCTTTTAAAAGCTATGGAACTTTTAAAAGCTGAACTAGAAGTTAAAGCTAAAGAATACAAAGATATCATTAAAATGGGTAGAACAGAGCTTGAAGATGCAGTTCCTACTACTTTAGGAAATACTTTCAATGCTTTTGCTAGTTATATTAAAAGTGATATTGAAAAAATTAAAGCAGCTCGTGATTCTATGACTTATTTAAATCTTGGTGCAACAGCTATTGGAACAGGAATTAACTGCCACCCTGATTATAAATTTGTGGTTGAGAAAAAATTAAAAGAAATCACTGGTGTTGATTATAAACCAGCTGAAGATTTTATTGCTGCTACTCAAGATACCGCTGATTTTGTACATGTAAGTGGTGCATTAAAAACTGCAGCAGTTAGGCTTTCTAAAATTGCAAATGATTTAAGATTAATGAATTCAGGACCAAGATGTGGTTTGGCTGAAATTAGCTTACCTGCTATGCAACCTGGTAGCTCTATTATGCCAGGTAAAGTAAATCCTGTAATTTGTGAAGCAGTAGGTGAAGCTTGCTATGAAGTTATAGGAAATGATGTTACCATTATGCTTTGCTCTGAAAGAGGAGAATTTGAACTTAATGCATTTGAACCAGGTATTGCTTATGGATTGTTTAATTCTATAGTATTACTTGAAAATGCAATGAAAACTCTAGCAGAAAAAGCAGTAAAAGGACTAAAAGCTAATCCTGAAAATTGCAAAAAATTAGTATTAAACTCGATAGGAATAGTGACTGCATTTAATCCTGTTTTGGGTTATGAAAAATCTGCAAGTATTGCTAAAGAAGCTTTAGAAACTGGTAAAGCAGTTGGTGATATTTGTTTAGAAAGAGGATATTTACCAAAAGAAAAAATTGATGAGATTTTAACACCAGAAAATATGTTAAATCCTCATATGACAGAAAAAAGAAAAGCTTAA
- a CDS encoding methyl-accepting chemotaxis protein: MFLNLKIGTKIVAVVIAIIIIGIGILASIIAMQSSNILHTEADKLLQTSAFRYSNIVRGATESVHSSLINAENILDQILDTQTTIDEDRLKNVLEGTLDSNGWIAYIYMHIIDTSKYNNINPKLLTQSNKFLMLLQDASLREKGGIKLIQADDKILDQRSINSALKDKREGIGRPQKFVINDEEILAYNVAVPIIRNNKIIGVVGALGSLTQLQEELTNPERSVFKDDQRLLLGEDGLIAVSPATQFIGKRITEINSHSSANLLVELQKNKSNTLFNFTPASTGNANRAAITNFNVWDGANDYWSIVTMAPVGSIQMPITKLITTIAMVSLFVLLAIALIVFIYINKAVSSRIINLQNNLLYFFKFLNHETKDTILSKDTKNNDELSIMAKAINENITKTKNALEQDSKAVEQSVETAKEIESGNFTARITAVPANPQLIELKNVLNEMLNVLEAKVGSNMNEINRVFDSYKALDFTTEVKNAKGGVEVTTNTLGKEIIDMLKQSSEFASLLADESGKLQNAVKNLTDSSSSQASSLEETAAALEEITSSMQNVSHKTSEVIAQSEEIKNVTSIIGDIADQINLLALNAAIEAARAGEHGRGFAVVADEVRNLAERTQKSLGEIEANTNILVQSINEMGESIKEQTTGITQINDAVAQIDHVTQENLKIAKDSAAISENVNQIANDILEDARKKKF, translated from the coding sequence ATGTTTTTAAATTTAAAAATAGGGACTAAAATAGTTGCAGTTGTAATTGCTATTATAATAATAGGTATTGGAATTTTGGCAAGTATCATTGCAATGCAATCTTCAAATATTTTACACACTGAAGCAGACAAACTACTTCAAACTAGTGCTTTTAGATATTCAAATATAGTTAGAGGTGCCACAGAAAGCGTGCATTCAAGTCTTATTAATGCAGAAAACATCTTAGACCAAATTCTTGACACTCAAACAACCATAGATGAAGATAGACTTAAAAATGTTTTGGAGGGAACTTTAGACTCTAATGGCTGGATAGCTTATATTTATATGCATATTATTGATACATCAAAATACAATAATATCAATCCCAAACTTTTAACCCAATCAAATAAATTTTTAATGTTACTACAAGATGCAAGTTTAAGAGAAAAAGGTGGAATTAAACTCATTCAAGCAGATGATAAAATTTTAGATCAAAGAAGTATCAATAGTGCTTTAAAAGACAAGCGCGAAGGTATTGGAAGACCTCAAAAATTTGTAATCAACGATGAAGAAATTTTAGCTTACAATGTTGCTGTTCCAATTATAAGAAACAATAAAATTATTGGCGTTGTAGGAGCTTTGGGAAGTTTAACTCAACTTCAAGAAGAACTTACAAATCCTGAAAGAAGCGTGTTTAAAGATGATCAAAGATTATTACTTGGAGAAGATGGGCTTATAGCAGTAAGTCCTGCTACACAATTTATTGGAAAAAGAATAACTGAAATCAATTCTCATTCTAGTGCAAATTTACTAGTGGAACTACAAAAAAATAAATCTAATACTTTATTCAATTTTACTCCAGCTTCCACAGGAAATGCAAATAGAGCAGCAATAACAAATTTTAATGTATGGGATGGTGCAAATGATTATTGGTCCATAGTTACTATGGCCCCAGTTGGCTCGATACAAATGCCTATTACTAAGCTTATAACAACTATAGCTATGGTATCTCTTTTTGTTCTTTTAGCTATTGCTTTAATAGTATTTATATATATAAATAAGGCAGTAAGTTCAAGAATTATTAATTTACAAAACAATTTGTTATATTTTTTTAAGTTTTTAAATCACGAAACAAAAGATACAATTTTAAGTAAAGATACTAAAAATAATGATGAATTAAGCATTATGGCTAAAGCCATCAATGAAAACATCACTAAAACTAAAAATGCATTAGAACAAGATTCTAAAGCAGTAGAACAATCAGTAGAAACTGCTAAAGAAATAGAAAGTGGTAATTTCACAGCAAGAATTACAGCAGTTCCAGCTAATCCTCAATTAATAGAATTAAAAAATGTTTTAAATGAAATGCTTAATGTATTAGAAGCAAAAGTTGGTTCTAATATGAATGAAATTAATAGAGTATTTGATAGCTATAAAGCATTAGACTTTACCACTGAAGTTAAAAATGCTAAAGGTGGTGTTGAAGTAACAACTAATACCCTAGGTAAAGAAATCATTGATATGTTAAAACAATCATCTGAATTTGCTTCTTTATTAGCTGATGAGAGTGGTAAATTACAAAATGCTGTTAAGAACTTAACTGATTCTTCATCTAGCCAAGCTTCTTCTTTAGAAGAAACAGCTGCTGCTTTAGAAGAGATTACTTCTTCTATGCAAAATGTATCTCATAAAACTAGTGAAGTTATAGCTCAAAGTGAAGAGATTAAAAATGTTACTTCTATCATAGGAGATATTGCTGATCAAATCAATCTACTTGCATTAAATGCTGCTATTGAAGCTGCACGTGCAGGTGAGCACGGACGTGGCTTTGCTGTTGTTGCTGATGAAGTAAGAAATCTAGCTGAAAGAACTCAAAAATCTTTAGGTGAAATAGAAGCTAATACTAATATCTTAGTTCAATCTATTAATGAAATGGGTGAAAGTATTAAAGAACAAACTACAGGTATTACTCAAATAAATGATGCTGTAGCTCAAATTGATCATGTAACCCAAGAAAACTTAAAAATAGCAAAAGATAGTGCTGCAATATCTGAGAATGTAAATCAAATTGCTAATGATATCTTAGAAGATGCTAGGAAGAAGAAGTTTTAG
- a CDS encoding HP0495 family protein: MVNICDLKKEPIINYPTFWDYKVVFETHIDALEIFREILNEREFKYKISNTSKQGTYKSYLLSVYVDSKNDRLNIFNQLKNKAKFVL; the protein is encoded by the coding sequence GTGGTAAATATCTGCGATCTTAAAAAAGAACCTATTATAAACTACCCTACTTTTTGGGATTATAAGGTTGTTTTTGAAACTCATATTGATGCCTTAGAAATTTTTCGCGAGATATTAAATGAAAGAGAATTTAAGTATAAAATTTCAAATACTAGCAAACAAGGCACATATAAAAGTTATCTTTTAAGTGTATATGTAGATAGCAAAAATGATCGTTTAAATATCTTTAATCAATTAAAAAACAAAGCCAAATTCGTATTATAG